The following are from one region of the Acidobacteriota bacterium genome:
- a CDS encoding antibiotic biosynthesis monooxygenase, giving the protein MILASIRMTIPPEKNGEVMKILGWVVELCRDDPNCLKCNLLGDLRERNVLVLEQVWRAQESLDLHLRSEEYRNLLMILELSLEKPEIRFDTISDSTGIETIERARSAGKSNES; this is encoded by the coding sequence ATGATTCTAGCGAGCATCCGGATGACCATCCCCCCCGAAAAGAACGGCGAAGTCATGAAAATCCTCGGGTGGGTCGTGGAGCTGTGCCGGGACGACCCGAATTGTCTCAAATGCAACCTGCTGGGGGACCTGCGGGAAAGGAACGTCCTGGTGCTCGAACAGGTCTGGAGGGCCCAGGAGAGCCTGGACCTTCACCTCCGCTCGGAAGAGTACCGCAACCTGCTCATGATTTTGGAGTTGTCCCTCGAAAAGCCCGAGATCCGGTTCGACACCATCTCGGATTCGACGGGGATCGAAACCATCGAAAGGGCAAGAAGCGCCGGGAAGTCGAATGAAAGTTGA
- a CDS encoding sigma 54-interacting transcriptional regulator produces the protein MITLEGLEERQRFMQLLSEISSCFINLPADRIDGKVEDVQRRICEILHLDRSTLWQALEGEPGIMLVKMNRLPESPQDPERIDVGDRFPWTLGKVLGGETLVVEDLADLPPEAGRDRDSFRAIDARSIVVVPLSVGEGPVTGMLSFSLIRGQRRWTETAVKSFEIIARMFANAFARSRAEKVLGDRLRFELLVSDLSARFLAVPFDQVDSEINQALGEILAFFQVDRCGLIDIRQDMARARVTHAAYGESIEPVSGEIDLADLFPWSYGQLIQGRPINVRRLEDYPADALRDRQSHAAIGNQSVLNIPVAVGGRVSRTIVIIHTRRQQVWPEAYIPRLRLLGEVFANALVRRENQLELEGQLRFERLLAETSAHFVDLPADQVDGEIVEAQRRVCECLGLDLSALWQWKAETPGIGTMTHLYRPLGGPPPPDPMNTHEYFPWCQQQVEAGRTVVVPSLEALPPEAARDREVWRHFGIKTSLTFPLSAGGGPIIGALSFNTMREERTWPELVVQRLQLVAQMFTQALVRKKAETALRESEARLSLATEAVGAGLWILEVDSQKVWVSPQSRELFQFAPDEEVRYASYFRVIHPEDRERVDREVQQALQSGERLRCDYRILLPDGTLRWIAAHGQRYLKAAGEPVRLMGLSLDITKQKEVELQIKAQLDEIGALQQRLERENVYLKEEIRLLGEHAEIVGQSAAIRKVLSKVEQVARTGSTVLLLGETGTGKELAARAIHGLSSRKDRPLVTVNCAALPPTLMECELFGREKGAYTGALTRMVGRFELADGSTLFLDEIGEIPLELQSKLLRVLEEGSFERLGSTKPVRVDVRIIAATNRDLEQDVKDGKFRRDLYYRLNVFPIVIPPLRERPEDIPSLVRSIVKEFQKRMGKEIESIPRKTLQDLQAYPWPGNVRELRNLIEHAMILSNGKVLEVHLPRSASPEAEAPGNLQEMERTHVAAVLEKTGWRIAGPGGAAEALGLKRTTLLSKMKKLGIRRSNKPMSK, from the coding sequence GTGATTACCCTGGAGGGCCTGGAGGAGCGGCAGCGGTTCATGCAACTGCTGTCCGAAATCTCCTCCTGTTTCATCAACCTCCCCGCCGACCGGATCGACGGCAAAGTCGAAGACGTCCAGCGCCGCATCTGCGAAATCCTCCACCTCGACCGTTCCACGCTCTGGCAAGCCCTCGAGGGAGAGCCGGGGATCATGCTGGTCAAGATGAACCGCCTTCCGGAAAGCCCGCAGGACCCCGAGCGGATCGACGTGGGCGACCGCTTCCCGTGGACGCTGGGGAAGGTCCTCGGCGGGGAGACGCTCGTCGTCGAGGACCTGGCCGACCTCCCGCCGGAGGCGGGCCGCGACCGGGACAGTTTTCGCGCCATCGACGCCCGGTCCATCGTGGTCGTGCCGCTGTCCGTCGGCGAAGGGCCCGTGACGGGCATGCTGTCCTTCTCGCTCATCCGCGGGCAACGGCGCTGGACGGAAACGGCCGTGAAGAGCTTCGAGATCATCGCGCGGATGTTCGCCAACGCCTTCGCCCGCAGTCGGGCCGAAAAGGTCCTGGGAGACCGTCTGCGTTTCGAACTCCTGGTGTCGGACCTTTCCGCCCGTTTCCTGGCCGTCCCTTTCGATCAGGTCGACAGCGAAATCAACCAGGCCCTGGGGGAAATCCTCGCGTTTTTCCAGGTCGACCGGTGCGGCCTGATTGATATCCGGCAAGACATGGCCAGGGCCAGGGTCACGCATGCCGCCTACGGAGAGAGCATCGAGCCGGTTTCGGGGGAGATCGACCTGGCCGACCTGTTCCCGTGGAGCTACGGTCAACTGATCCAGGGCCGGCCCATCAACGTCCGCCGCCTGGAGGACTACCCCGCGGATGCCCTGAGGGACCGGCAGTCTCACGCGGCCATCGGGAACCAATCCGTGCTCAACATCCCTGTGGCGGTCGGCGGCAGGGTTTCCCGGACCATCGTCATCATCCACACCCGCCGGCAACAGGTTTGGCCGGAAGCGTACATCCCCCGGCTGCGCCTGCTGGGGGAGGTCTTCGCCAATGCCCTGGTACGTCGGGAGAACCAACTGGAACTGGAGGGGCAGCTCCGGTTCGAGCGGCTCCTGGCCGAGACCTCGGCGCATTTCGTCGATTTGCCGGCGGACCAGGTGGACGGCGAGATCGTCGAGGCGCAGCGCCGGGTCTGCGAGTGCCTGGGACTGGACCTTTCGGCGCTCTGGCAGTGGAAGGCGGAAACGCCGGGCATCGGAACGATGACGCACCTCTATCGCCCCCTCGGCGGCCCGCCGCCTCCCGACCCCATGAATACCCACGAGTATTTCCCCTGGTGCCAGCAACAAGTGGAGGCCGGCCGGACCGTCGTCGTCCCCTCCCTTGAGGCGCTCCCGCCCGAGGCGGCCCGGGACCGGGAGGTCTGGCGACACTTCGGCATCAAGACCTCGTTGACGTTCCCGCTGTCGGCCGGGGGAGGCCCGATCATCGGGGCCTTGTCCTTCAACACCATGCGGGAGGAGCGCACCTGGCCGGAGCTTGTCGTCCAACGGCTTCAACTGGTCGCCCAGATGTTCACCCAGGCCCTCGTGCGCAAGAAGGCCGAAACGGCGCTGCGCGAGAGCGAGGCGCGCCTGAGCCTGGCGACGGAGGCCGTGGGGGCCGGCCTGTGGATCCTGGAGGTCGACTCCCAAAAGGTCTGGGTTTCGCCCCAGAGCCGGGAGTTGTTTCAATTCGCCCCGGACGAGGAGGTCCGCTACGCGAGTTACTTCCGGGTGATCCACCCCGAGGACCGGGAGCGGGTCGATCGGGAGGTGCAGCAGGCCCTGCAGTCCGGGGAGCGGCTCCGGTGCGATTACCGCATCCTGCTGCCCGACGGGACCCTCCGCTGGATCGCCGCCCACGGGCAGCGATACCTGAAAGCGGCCGGAGAGCCGGTGCGCCTGATGGGTTTGTCGCTCGACATCACGAAACAAAAGGAAGTCGAGTTGCAGATCAAGGCGCAACTCGACGAGATCGGCGCCCTCCAGCAGCGGCTCGAACGAGAGAACGTCTACCTGAAGGAGGAGATCAGGCTCCTGGGCGAGCACGCGGAGATCGTGGGGCAAAGCGCCGCCATCCGGAAGGTCCTGAGCAAGGTGGAGCAGGTGGCCCGGACCGGCTCCACGGTCCTCCTCCTGGGCGAGACCGGGACCGGGAAGGAACTGGCGGCCCGGGCCATCCACGGCCTGAGTTCCCGGAAAGACCGTCCGCTGGTGACGGTCAACTGCGCCGCCCTGCCGCCCACGCTGATGGAATGCGAACTGTTCGGCCGGGAAAAGGGGGCCTACACGGGCGCCCTGACGCGGATGGTCGGTCGTTTCGAGCTGGCGGACGGCTCCACGCTCTTCCTCGACGAGATCGGTGAAATCCCCCTCGAACTCCAGAGCAAGCTGCTCCGGGTCCTGGAGGAAGGCAGCTTCGAGCGGTTGGGCTCGACCAAGCCGGTGCGCGTCGACGTGCGCATCATCGCCGCCACCAACCGGGACCTGGAACAGGACGTGAAGGACGGAAAATTCCGGCGGGACCTTTACTACCGGCTGAACGTGTTCCCCATCGTGATCCCCCCCCTCCGTGAGCGCCCCGAGGACATTCCGTCCCTGGTCCGCTCGATCGTCAAGGAATTCCAGAAGCGGATGGGGAAGGAGATCGAGAGCATCCCCCGGAAGACCCTGCAGGACCTGCAGGCCTATCCCTGGCCGGGCAACGTCCGGGAGCTGAGAAACCTGATCGAACACGCCATGATCCTGAGCAACGGGAAGGTCCTGGAGGTTCACCTGCCCCGGAGCGCCTCCCCGGAAGCCGAGGCCCCCGGCAACCTCCAGGAGATGGAACGAACACACGTGGCAGCCGTGCTGGAGAAGACCGGCTGGCGCATCGCCGGGCCCGGCGGCGCCGCCGAGGCCCTCGGGCTCAAACGGACCACCCTCCTCTCGAAAATGAAAAAACTGGGGATCCGGCGATCCAACAAGCCAATGTCGAAATAA
- a CDS encoding bifunctional 3-deoxy-7-phosphoheptulonate synthase/chorismate mutase encodes MSRCPLEELRERIDRVNADLLTLLQERARLVLEIDRVKSGQGLDGYDPGREEEMLRTLLAAGCAPFDPAGIREIFSAIFRASLDLMETNRRQAMQVYRPNLLPSGGIRVGPAVFGAGAPVLIAGPCSVESEAQMEEIAVFLKRFPAVRMLRGGAFKPRTSPYSFQGLREEGLKILRAVADRHGFATVTEVLDTATLDLVAAHADMLQVGARNMYNTELLKAIGRIGKPVLLKRGFMATLDELLLSAEYILAGGNSAVVLCERGIRTFERLTRNTLDLGAVPLLKQETALPVIVDLSHALGRTDILPPCGKAALAAGADGLMVEVHPTPAQALSDGFQQLDFSGFTALVSALGL; translated from the coding sequence GTGAGCCGATGCCCCCTGGAGGAACTCCGCGAACGGATCGACCGGGTCAACGCCGACCTGCTGACCCTGTTGCAGGAGCGCGCCCGGCTGGTGCTGGAGATCGACCGGGTCAAGTCCGGTCAGGGCCTCGACGGCTACGACCCCGGCCGGGAGGAGGAGATGCTTCGCACCCTCCTGGCCGCCGGCTGCGCCCCCTTCGACCCGGCGGGGATCCGGGAGATCTTCTCCGCCATCTTCCGCGCCTCCCTCGACCTGATGGAGACGAACCGCCGGCAGGCGATGCAGGTCTACCGGCCCAACCTCCTCCCGTCGGGCGGGATCCGGGTGGGGCCCGCCGTGTTCGGCGCCGGGGCCCCCGTGCTCATCGCCGGGCCCTGCTCGGTGGAGTCCGAAGCGCAGATGGAGGAGATCGCCGTCTTCCTCAAGCGCTTCCCCGCGGTGCGGATGCTCCGGGGGGGCGCCTTCAAGCCCCGCACCAGCCCCTACTCCTTCCAGGGGCTCCGCGAGGAAGGCCTGAAGATCCTGCGCGCCGTGGCCGACCGGCACGGCTTCGCCACCGTCACCGAGGTGCTGGACACCGCCACTCTCGACCTGGTGGCCGCCCACGCCGACATGCTCCAGGTCGGGGCCCGGAACATGTACAACACCGAGCTGCTCAAGGCCATCGGCAGGATCGGCAAACCCGTTCTCCTCAAGCGCGGCTTCATGGCCACGCTGGACGAACTGCTCCTCTCCGCGGAGTACATCCTGGCGGGGGGCAACAGCGCCGTCGTCCTCTGTGAGCGGGGCATCCGGACCTTCGAGCGGCTGACCCGCAACACCCTGGACCTCGGGGCCGTCCCGCTGCTCAAGCAGGAAACCGCCCTGCCGGTCATCGTCGACCTCAGCCACGCCCTCGGACGGACCGACATCCTCCCACCCTGCGGGAAGGCGGCGCTGGCCGCGGGGGCCGACGGCCTGATGGTGGAGGTCCACCCCACCCCCGCCCAGGCCCTCTCCGACGGCTTCCAGCAACTCGACTTCAGCGGCTTCACGGCCTTGGTGTCCGCCCTCGGCCTGTAG
- a CDS encoding UPF0182 family protein, whose translation MKVKYWLIGAGVLVVLLLVLTGLLSGFITDLWWFGELGYESVFWTSYKAQYFLWFAGFLFTLAFFFFNVRHLARLPGKRFDDPRIQEVVDTVDRFIPLAAKVVAVILGIFMAGGLGSTWKEALVYLNAEAFGLKDPVFGHDLGFYLFSLPFIQAVRQWLMTLTAFTLVGVLALGFLKQKIRFDGGPPEFEAGIRRHAGVLGAVFLGLMAWGYWLGRYDILNSTRSGSFYGAGYTDVHAQLPMTTALALITALAAVGAVALGFDLIRKKGVIVLGGLFLLAHLVSVIYPSIIQKFVVDPMEQSKETNYIRHNLEFTRRAYDLDKIEEKAFVPKGDLTAEDVRIDTPTMKNVMLWDYRPLASTLDQLQVIRLYYNFPDVDIDRYRLPSGDYRQVMLAARELDQGKLPGNAATWVNLKFVYTHGYGVTMSPVNVVTKEGLPEFFLKDIPPVSTAGLKVDRPEIYFGEKTDNAVIVRGANIQEFDYPVGDSNQFTTYRENAGVSIGSFFRRLIFAIDQADINILFSGYIAPGSRILYHRNIKERVRRIAPFLQYDDDPYLVAEDGRLYWICDAYTTCEGYPYAKPFAGRVNYIRNSVKVVIDAYNGKTDFYLINEANDPVVRLYARIYPALFKPLAKMPETLRRHLRYPQDLFDIQAAILEAYHMEDPNVFYNKEDLWNIANEKATDKVTRMESYHAMIRLPDAEREEFILMVPYTPNKRDNMIAWLCARSDGEHYGKMRVYKFPKQALTYGPMQVSARIDQDPVISQQLTLWNQQGSSVSRGNLLVIPVRDDVVYIQPIYLQATSGKLPELKRVIVTYGNRVSMETTLEEALNKVFGGAAPAAAASAPPAGPAGTPAATPPPSAPPTGPAAEVAALARAARERYDRAQDFLRQGNWARYGEEMDGLRKQLEELVEAAGGKGSK comes from the coding sequence ATGAAAGTCAAGTACTGGTTGATCGGCGCCGGCGTCCTGGTGGTACTCCTCCTGGTCCTGACGGGCCTCTTGTCGGGGTTCATCACCGACTTGTGGTGGTTCGGGGAACTCGGCTACGAGAGCGTGTTCTGGACCAGCTACAAGGCCCAGTACTTCCTCTGGTTCGCGGGTTTTTTGTTCACCCTGGCTTTTTTCTTCTTCAACGTGCGCCACCTCGCCCGCCTGCCCGGCAAGCGCTTCGACGACCCCCGCATCCAGGAGGTCGTGGACACCGTGGACCGCTTCATCCCGCTGGCCGCCAAGGTGGTCGCCGTGATCCTGGGCATTTTCATGGCCGGAGGGCTGGGGTCGACCTGGAAGGAGGCCCTGGTCTATCTGAACGCGGAAGCCTTCGGCCTGAAGGACCCCGTCTTCGGCCACGACCTGGGGTTTTACCTGTTCTCGCTCCCCTTCATCCAGGCGGTCCGCCAGTGGTTGATGACGCTGACGGCCTTCACCCTGGTCGGGGTGCTCGCCCTGGGCTTCCTGAAGCAGAAGATCCGCTTCGACGGCGGCCCGCCGGAGTTCGAGGCCGGGATCCGCCGCCACGCCGGGGTGCTCGGCGCCGTCTTCCTCGGCCTGATGGCCTGGGGGTACTGGCTCGGACGCTACGACATCCTCAATTCCACCCGTTCCGGGAGCTTCTACGGCGCCGGGTACACCGACGTCCACGCCCAGCTCCCCATGACCACGGCCCTGGCGCTGATCACGGCCCTGGCCGCCGTGGGCGCCGTCGCCCTCGGTTTCGACCTGATCCGGAAGAAGGGGGTGATCGTGCTGGGGGGGCTCTTCCTCCTGGCCCACCTCGTTTCGGTCATCTACCCGTCGATCATCCAGAAGTTCGTGGTCGACCCCATGGAGCAGAGCAAGGAAACGAACTACATCCGGCACAACCTGGAGTTCACCCGGCGGGCCTACGACCTCGACAAGATCGAGGAGAAGGCCTTCGTCCCCAAGGGAGACCTCACCGCCGAGGACGTCCGGATCGACACGCCCACCATGAAGAACGTCATGCTCTGGGACTACCGGCCCCTGGCCAGCACCCTGGACCAGCTCCAGGTGATCCGTCTCTACTACAATTTCCCGGACGTGGACATCGACCGCTACCGGCTCCCGAGCGGCGACTACCGCCAGGTGATGCTCGCGGCCCGCGAACTCGACCAGGGGAAGCTCCCCGGCAACGCCGCCACCTGGGTGAACCTCAAGTTCGTCTACACCCACGGCTACGGGGTCACCATGAGCCCGGTGAACGTCGTGACGAAGGAAGGCCTTCCCGAGTTCTTCCTCAAGGACATCCCCCCCGTCTCCACCGCGGGCCTGAAGGTGGACCGCCCCGAGATCTACTTCGGCGAGAAGACGGACAACGCGGTGATCGTGCGCGGCGCCAACATCCAGGAATTCGACTACCCCGTGGGGGACAGCAACCAGTTCACCACCTACCGGGAAAACGCCGGCGTCTCCATCGGGTCCTTCTTCCGCCGCCTCATCTTCGCCATCGACCAGGCGGACATCAACATCCTTTTCTCGGGCTACATCGCGCCCGGCAGCCGGATCCTGTACCACCGCAACATCAAGGAACGGGTCCGCCGGATCGCCCCCTTCCTCCAGTACGACGACGACCCCTACCTCGTCGCCGAGGACGGCCGGCTCTACTGGATCTGCGACGCCTACACCACCTGCGAGGGCTACCCCTACGCGAAGCCCTTCGCGGGCCGGGTGAACTACATCCGCAACTCGGTCAAGGTGGTCATCGACGCCTACAACGGGAAGACGGACTTCTACCTGATCAACGAGGCGAACGACCCCGTCGTCCGTCTCTACGCCCGCATCTACCCGGCGCTCTTCAAACCCCTGGCCAAAATGCCCGAAACCCTCCGGCGGCACCTGCGGTACCCCCAGGACCTCTTCGACATCCAGGCCGCCATCCTGGAGGCCTACCACATGGAGGACCCCAACGTCTTCTACAACAAGGAGGACCTCTGGAACATCGCCAACGAGAAGGCGACGGACAAGGTCACCCGCATGGAGAGCTACCACGCCATGATCCGGCTCCCCGACGCGGAGCGCGAGGAGTTCATCCTCATGGTGCCCTACACCCCCAACAAGCGCGACAACATGATCGCCTGGCTCTGCGCGCGCTCCGACGGGGAGCACTACGGGAAGATGCGGGTCTACAAGTTCCCCAAGCAGGCCCTCACCTACGGGCCGATGCAGGTCTCGGCCCGCATCGACCAGGACCCGGTGATCTCGCAGCAGCTGACCCTGTGGAACCAGCAGGGGTCCAGCGTGAGCCGCGGGAACCTCCTGGTCATCCCGGTCCGGGACGACGTGGTCTACATCCAGCCCATCTACCTCCAGGCCACCAGCGGCAAGCTCCCGGAACTCAAGCGGGTCATCGTCACCTACGGCAACCGGGTGTCCATGGAAACCACCCTGGAGGAGGCGCTGAACAAGGTGTTCGGCGGGGCGGCGCCGGCTGCCGCGGCGAGCGCCCCCCCCGCGGGGCCGGCCGGGACCCCTGCCGCAACCCCGCCGCCGTCCGCGCCGCCGACAGGCCCCGCGGCGGAGGTCGCCGCCCTCGCCCGGGCCGCCCGCGAGCGCTACGACCGCGCCCAGGACTTCCTCCGCCAGGGGAACTGGGCCAGGTACGGCGAGGAGATGGACGGTCTCCGGAAACAGCTGGAGGAGTTGGTCGAGGCCGCCGGCGGGAAGGGGTCGAAATGA
- a CDS encoding 3-deoxy-D-manno-octulosonic acid transferase, producing MRTVRFIYNVLLYLTFPLLFPWFLYRRVVRGKPFPDVAARLGRKLPEPPPEGVESVWIHAVSVGEALMVGPLIARIEADPARRVIYLSTTTATGREAARKAYGDRVRLLACPFDLPGAVRRVLDRLRPSRLVIAETELWPNLITLAARRGVPVAVVNGRISDRAYPRYRRVRPFMAPFLRQLDAILAQSPRDAERFVALGARPETVRVSGNLKFDALKAVVPDDALAARVRDAFGEPDPRVMLCGSTTEGEEALLLGPFRRLADDFPRLRWVVAPRHPERFEAVARLFADAGFPTARRSRLPDAAVPSARVVVLDTIGELSRLYFTADLVFVGGSLAPRGGHNILEPAAAGKPVLVGPSMENFREILDAFREEDAVVVVPDAPALEAALRRLLADPAAGAALGRRAESVTRSRQGAAERCHAALFGPSNRI from the coding sequence TTGCGCACGGTCCGCTTCATTTACAACGTCCTTCTTTACCTGACCTTTCCCCTGCTCTTCCCCTGGTTCCTCTACCGGCGGGTGGTGCGGGGGAAGCCGTTCCCCGACGTGGCCGCACGCCTCGGCCGGAAACTGCCCGAGCCGCCCCCCGAGGGGGTCGAGTCGGTCTGGATCCACGCCGTCAGCGTCGGGGAGGCCCTAATGGTGGGCCCCCTCATCGCCCGGATCGAGGCGGACCCGGCTCGTCGCGTCATCTACCTCTCCACCACCACGGCCACGGGCCGTGAAGCCGCGCGGAAGGCCTACGGCGACCGGGTGCGCCTCCTCGCCTGCCCCTTCGACCTCCCCGGGGCCGTCCGCCGCGTGCTGGACCGGCTGCGCCCCTCCCGGCTCGTGATCGCCGAGACCGAACTCTGGCCCAACCTTATCACCCTCGCCGCCCGCCGGGGCGTCCCCGTGGCCGTCGTCAACGGGCGCATTTCCGACCGCGCTTATCCGCGCTACCGGCGCGTCCGGCCCTTCATGGCCCCGTTCCTCCGGCAGCTGGACGCGATCCTGGCCCAGTCCCCCCGGGACGCCGAGCGCTTCGTCGCCCTCGGCGCGCGCCCCGAAACCGTCCGGGTCAGCGGCAACCTCAAGTTCGACGCCCTGAAGGCCGTGGTGCCCGACGACGCCCTCGCGGCCCGGGTGCGCGACGCGTTCGGGGAGCCTGACCCCCGGGTGATGCTGTGCGGCAGCACCACGGAAGGCGAGGAAGCCCTCCTCCTGGGGCCTTTTCGCCGCCTGGCCGACGACTTCCCGCGCCTGCGGTGGGTGGTGGCCCCCCGGCACCCCGAACGCTTCGAGGCCGTGGCCCGGCTCTTCGCGGACGCCGGGTTCCCCACGGCCCGGCGCTCCCGGCTCCCCGACGCCGCCGTCCCGTCCGCCCGGGTGGTCGTTCTCGACACCATCGGGGAACTCTCCCGCCTCTACTTCACCGCTGACCTGGTCTTCGTCGGCGGCAGCCTGGCGCCGAGAGGCGGGCACAACATCCTCGAGCCCGCCGCCGCCGGGAAACCCGTTCTGGTGGGACCGTCCATGGAGAACTTCCGGGAGATCCTGGACGCCTTCCGCGAAGAGGACGCCGTGGTCGTCGTCCCCGACGCCCCCGCGCTGGAAGCGGCCCTGCGCCGGCTGCTGGCGGACCCCGCCGCCGGCGCCGCCCTCGGCCGACGGGCTGAATCCGTCACCCGTTCCCGGCAGGGGGCGGCGGAGCGCTGCCACGCGGCCCTCTTCGGCCCTTCGAACCGCATCTGA
- the yedF gene encoding sulfurtransferase-like selenium metabolism protein YedF, with the protein MESKNDDGGGQVLLITTDALGSGNEELGRVLMVNCLRTLAAAERLPAVVLLMNAGVKLALEGSPVLDALRGMEERGAEIRACTTCLKFFNVLEKLAVGTASGMGEAVETLTRAARTMTL; encoded by the coding sequence ATGGAATCCAAGAACGATGACGGCGGCGGGCAGGTCCTGCTGATCACCACCGACGCCCTGGGAAGCGGCAACGAGGAACTCGGACGGGTCCTGATGGTCAATTGCCTCCGAACCCTGGCCGCCGCGGAGCGTCTCCCCGCCGTGGTGCTGCTCATGAACGCCGGGGTGAAGCTGGCCCTGGAGGGTTCTCCCGTCCTCGACGCCCTCCGCGGGATGGAAGAGCGGGGCGCCGAGATCCGGGCCTGCACGACGTGCCTCAAGTTCTTCAATGTCCTGGAGAAACTGGCCGTCGGGACCGCCAGCGGGATGGGGGAGGCGGTGGAAACCCTCACCCGTGCCGCCCGGACGATGACGCTGTAG
- a CDS encoding cysteine desulfurase — translation MSIYLDNAATTRPDPRVVEAMLPYLSERFGNPSSLHGLGQQARAAVEQARRHVATLIGAEAGTIFFTGSGTEADNLAILGAAAVAGERRHVVTTRLEHPAVRKTLAHLESRGFEVTALAPGPDGVVPVDGFAAALREDTVLACVMHVNNEIGTLQPVGPMAEAARRRGALFLTDAVQSVGKVPVDVAALGVDFLALSAHKFHGPKGVGALYIRPGSTLQPALFGGEQEKGYRPGTENVPGIVGLGEACRLAAESLPAFGGTIGGIRDAFEAALTRQCPWAVVNVQGAPRSPHVSSVAFPGVHGDALVIALDIEGVAASAGSACHSGSVAPSAVLDAMGYPPEILHGTVRFSFSRFNTHEEAARAAEVVARTAACMRDSLG, via the coding sequence ATGTCCATCTATCTCGACAACGCCGCCACCACGCGCCCGGACCCCCGGGTGGTCGAGGCCATGCTGCCCTACCTCTCCGAGCGTTTCGGGAACCCCTCCTCCCTGCACGGCCTCGGCCAGCAGGCCCGGGCCGCCGTGGAGCAGGCACGGCGCCACGTCGCCACCCTGATCGGCGCCGAAGCGGGAACGATCTTCTTCACCGGCAGCGGCACGGAAGCCGACAACCTGGCCATCCTGGGCGCCGCCGCCGTCGCGGGCGAACGGCGCCACGTCGTCACCACGCGCCTCGAGCACCCGGCTGTCCGCAAGACCCTGGCGCACCTGGAGTCCAGGGGGTTCGAGGTCACCGCCCTCGCCCCGGGGCCCGACGGGGTCGTGCCCGTCGACGGCTTCGCGGCCGCCCTGAGGGAGGACACCGTCCTCGCCTGCGTCATGCATGTCAACAACGAGATCGGGACCCTCCAGCCCGTGGGGCCCATGGCGGAAGCCGCCCGGCGGCGGGGGGCCCTCTTCCTCACCGATGCCGTCCAGAGCGTGGGGAAGGTCCCCGTGGACGTGGCCGCCCTCGGCGTCGACTTCCTGGCGCTCTCGGCCCACAAGTTTCACGGGCCCAAGGGGGTCGGCGCCCTGTACATCCGCCCGGGCAGCACCCTCCAGCCCGCCCTCTTCGGCGGCGAGCAGGAGAAGGGGTACCGCCCCGGGACCGAGAACGTGCCCGGCATCGTCGGCCTCGGCGAAGCCTGCCGTCTGGCCGCGGAGTCGCTGCCCGCCTTCGGGGGGACCATCGGCGGTATCCGCGACGCCTTCGAGGCGGCGTTGACCCGGCAGTGCCCCTGGGCCGTCGTCAACGTTCAGGGGGCGCCCCGGTCGCCCCACGTCAGCAGCGTCGCGTTCCCGGGCGTGCACGGGGACGCCCTGGTCATCGCCCTCGACATCGAGGGCGTGGCGGCTTCCGCCGGTTCGGCCTGCCACTCGGGTTCCGTCGCCCCCTCGGCCGTGCTGGACGCCATGGGGTACCCCCCCGAGATCCTGCACGGGACGGTCCGGTTTTCCTTTTCCCGCTTCAACACCCATGAAGAAGCCGCCCGGGCCGCGGAGGTCGTCGCACGAACCGCGGCGTGCATGCGGGACTCCCTGGGCTGA